The segment TTCTGGAAAAGCTGCCTGGAAGAGACAGGGTAAGGTAGGTAAGGCATTTATTGCTCTCTGCTGGAAGGCACAGATGGTTTTGTGCTGACTGAGCAGAGCTTCCAGAAAAAGCAATCCCCTCCTGATAACGTGAGCCTTGCTGGGGCCCATCAGACTCCCTAATTCATTTATAAGAAAATCTCCTGCTTCTTTTTTCTCAGACCCACCACCTGCATAATGCCCAGTTGTAGTCACACGGCTAACAACAGCCAGCCAGCACAGAGGACTGAGCTCTGCCACCTGGCATGCCTGAGGGGGTAAGGAGCCATAAGGATGCGAGATACTGCATAGCATCATAAATCTTGCAGTTTGGGAGGCCAGAAGTGTTTCTCAGCAAAGGCTTTGAGATTTATCTGGACCAGCCATAGCTTTGCAATTGCTGTGAGTGTGTATGGGGGGAGAAAGTGTGTATCTCAAACACATCAGTGAATTAAAAACATACAGTTCCCACTCTCCAGAATCAGCTGGGGGAAAAAGACAAAACATGTCTGAGAAAGTACATTTTCCTGTGTCTTCTGGTGATATCCTGGTCTCCTTCTTTCAAGCCACTTTGGTAAGCTTGATGTCCCCTGAGATCCGCAAAGCTTTCACCAGGTTCAGAGGCTGAATGCGGTGAGTGAAGTCACAGAGCTGCCGTCCATCAACCAAGACTCGTATCTGCTGGTGTTCACATAAGAGCTCCATCTGCAGTGGAAAAGGACAGGGAAGGCTGTTGGAaatcagcagcagagctcaTTCCAATAGCATGGACTTAGAACTAAATGCTACGGGAAACCACAAAGCAAAGCACAAAGTCTAGCAGTTCTTTTGAAATGCCCCTAATAAATAACCTACCCTCTTCTGAGGTGATACTGCAGAGCTCCAGTGGGTACTCTAGCTGTGATTAGAGAAAGAGATGCCTCTTTCCCATCAGGGCTCAAACTGTTGCTGTCTGTGCTATACTAGACAGCAGGTTAACTAGACTAGTTAACCTGGCAATGCCAGTGGCTGGCTGTTGGTGGTGATATACATAGCTTTTAGCTTTTCTCCCCTTCTTTTCTCTACACTATTCATAATACCTGAAAAATTACCTTGAACGTGTCACCTGCTGTAAATGGAAAGTAGGGAAtagtcttctcttctcttccccatttcccagcaattCGTGCATTTCGGGTGATGGATTTCTCACTGAAGTTAACTGTAAATAACAGCCCAACATCTTTGTTGGCATCCACTGGATCACAGAGCAGAGTCactgaaaagctgaaaaaagatCTGTTACTGGAACTTTCAGAAATATGAAAGGACATGGTGAACATGGCAGATGCATATAGAGACTAGAGACAGCTGTTGGTTCCATGTCAGACTGAAACACAGGACTTCCACTGGCTTAGAAGCTGGAGAAAGGGATGAGACCTGGCTGGTCTTTGTTTCCTGCCCCAGTGTCCAGTAGAATGCTAGTGATATCTAATGTTGCTTTCCCTCTGTCTTGACTGAAATCAAACCCTTCAAAATGTACTCATTTGTGTCCTAAAAAAGGTTGTGGCATACTCTTCACCAGTGGAAGCAGTGGAGCTGATAGCTGTGGATGCAAAAACTGTGTAATGATGAGCACAGTTGCTGTTATCCAGATAAAAGACAGCAATGAACCTTCACCTCCTGTGCCAAAACTGGTTTTTAAACGGTGTTGATTCCAACCCCCCACAGACAACCAAGATTCAGGTTGAGAATTGCACCTCTTCCTGAAAGAGAAATGCCACTTATGTGTTCCCTCCAGTTCACATTAGATAAGGGCAAGGAGTAGAAAATCTTGTCAGGGCAGTCAGAAAGGCCAAACAGTGAAGTCCTCCCTGACCTTTTAATCTTCGTCTGAgtgcagaaaaattaaataaggcCATAAATTGTTAATCTGTTTGACTTTCTTCGTTCAAAGAACACATACTTCCAAGAAAGTGTCTGAATTTAGAAGACAGGTAGGAGCATGTATAACAGGGTGAAGCCCCCAGCAGTCCCTTCACCTACCTCTTGGGCTTGGAGTGTACCATGCCTATGACTGTGAGTTTCATGGTTGGTCTCAGGCCACCTTTAATTTCACCAACATACTGCTCCACCTGCAGGGAACAGTGAAAATGGCTTCAGTGGGTCATGCTGTGGGTAAACCAGCTTTAACAGCTGCTTTGATCACTTCACATAACCTGGGTTTACTTTCATATGTTCTAAATAACTTAAAAGTATTTCCAGCTCAAAGTACTTCTTGCAGTCTGATGACACAATAAATCTGGTAACAGCACTCCAGGTGCTCTGGTCACAGCAGATGAGAAGCTTTGTGGCAGCATAATGTGTGGTGCAGACTCTGCTTGAACCTACTCTGTCCTGCTACCTCAAATTTGCTACCAGATTTTGGTGGGCTAACTTGGCACCACCAAGTCTttcaccaggccaggcaggCTCTGTCCTCCACTGCAAAAAGCAGCACTGTAGATGCTGCCCTGCCACTGCACGCTGACCACATCCTCACAGGCAATCCCAGTCCTTTTGTGACAGTGACTTTGAAAAGTCACACTCTTTCAGAGGCAAAGAATGGCTTCTTGGTGGATCTGCTTTTGTCCTGTTCACAGAGACCTGTAGTTGCAAGCTGCACCCAAAGATCTGAGCTacatttgctttttccaagcAATTCTCTAACAGCTTTGATGGTCAGTGGGGGAACTAATACAGGCCACAGCTGACATAGAAATATTAAACAGAGAAACCTTGGAAACAATTGATAGGGATGTTTTGAGGTTTCGTCTTCAGAAATGgctttaaaatgtaaatattagAATACTACAGCATGTAATCACTCCCCAGGCAGATTCATTTAGAAAGAAGCTGCTATAAAACACTAAATGTTACTAGAAACTTGCGTAACACTGATAATATTCCAAGGCAAGGCACAACAGACCCTGTTTGAGATAAAAAGAGCTTTATCGTTCCAGTGTTCCAAGGTAAAAATTCAGACGGTTTTGCTAGAAGACTTGCACAATATATGCACACAAATTCaagataaaaaatgtttttcctgtaCCTCATTTCCCAATTTTATTATACTAGTCGTGTCTTCTGCTAAGATGACCTTATACAATTTATTTTCCCACTTAGGTATTCCCATCCAGCTACCTTTAGAGCTTCACAGATGTATTAATAAACGTCTAATTCCTAACATGGTCAATATcagaagaataattttaaaatttgcctTCAAAAATGACAGCAGTACTACTAATTGTTAATGATGTAAATTTACTCTTGCAGGAGTGCATAGGTGACTCCAGCAAGTATGTTTTGAACTTTGTAACAAAAGAAATGCATCAAGGACTTGATATGTCTTACATAAGGAAACTGCTCATCAAGTAAAGAATCTGACTGTGGGGGATACTTTAAACTGGATAAAGCAATTAGAAAGCAGGTAATAAGCATAAAAGATCTCAGGATAAATGAAGTTCATGCTCACAGAGGTCTCATGTCCCACTAAAGCTTCTTCCTTGCCTAGAGACAAGATACAAAATACTACCCCAAATTGAAAGTGCACATTGAGAAATTGTTTGTGCAGAGGTGCACTGTAATAAGTGCCATCACTAAAGGCACAGGGTGTCAGAACTGAATAGAACAGATGACGACCACATGGTCTCAAGAGTCACAGCTCATCCAGCGTGGCTGGAGAAAATTTGGAGGTGTGACTGCCCGCACACCATTTATGTGTGGACACCTAGTTAACCTAGTTAACCTAGCTACAGGTGAGAAATACTCAGGACGATGGAGGAAGTAATGGTAGAAACTCCTGCAGAGTTTATGGGTGGGTCCCAGCATATGCCCATGGGCACAGCTCCCATCCCGCATTTTCCATTCAGGAGCCCTGGGGACTGACTTGGTCACTTACTTTGGCACACCTCTCCTCTGTCATCACCGCTCTCCCTCCTACACCGGCCTCGCCGCTGCAGTCCCCGGagcagtttttgttttgtgtgtcaggacaaaagcaaacaaaaagcccGGAATAAAGGGAGGATGTTGAGGGGGGGGGGTCTTATCTCTGGCAAACACCGGGCGGACACCACCCAGCCCGGCAGCTGAGTCACTCCGCCTGCGCCGGGCCCGTGTGCGGGAGGCCCGCCACGAGCGCGGGGTGAGGGCCGGGGCGCCGGGCCCCGCTCGGGAGCGGGAGCCGTGCTGCGCGTTTGGTACGGCTGTGGAAAGGTCCGCGTGAGGGTGCACAACCCACTCGTAAGACACTTGTATCTGTAATACATACAAACCCCACGTCATTTATTTCTTGATACCAACTCTCTCCTGTCTCAAATGCATAACtacatatgtgtatatatatatatacatacacaatTTACAGCCTTATATATACACCTACATATAGCTCCATACACCCTATATATATACCTGTATATACTGTGTACATTGTAGGTgcctgtatatatatatttgtatatatgtataggggtgtgtatatatgtatgtataggTGTACCAGAGTGAGCTATATGTCGTACAGCTGTATAGGGGGCACGTACACTCCCCCACACGCCTGTACGCACAGCCCTGCGGCGGTGTGTGGGTGTATTTACGTGCACACGGGCACACACTGCCGAGCGCACCAACCCCTCCGCCACAGCCGCCTCACGGCGCCCTGCGTCCGCCTGAGGGGCGGGGCTTCGGGCGAGAGCCAATCAGAGCCTCGAAAGGCAGGAACAAGGGCCGGGGCCAGCACGTGGGGGCGGGGACTGGGCACGGTTAGTGAGGGCGGGGCTTGCGCTGCCCGGGCTCTGGCGGCGGCGTCAGGCGCCCGAAGCAAACATGGCGGTTTATTTACATTCCGGCCCGGCTCGGCCAATGGGCGGGCGCCTTGCCCGCGTGCCCGGCCGGCGGCGCGGTCAGCTGAGGCGGcgcccaagatggcggcgcggcggggcggtgGCGCCGGGGCGGTGCCGTAGAGCGCAGCGCCCCGCCAGGGAGCGCGGCATCGCCCTCGTGTGTGTCACCCGTCCCGGCTCATCCCGCCGTCCCGGGAAGATGCATTCTTTCGGGAATGAAGAAGCGGATTCCCTGGAGCGTCTTTTCGGGTTTTTCTGTGAGTGCGTACGGCGCGGGCACTGGGAGCTTGCCCAGGCCTGCGTGCCCCAGCTGAGCCGCTGGCACGGGGACGGCCCCGGGAAGGTGGAGGCAATTCTTCAGGCTCTGGTAGTTTGCCCCGTGGGGGTGAGGTGAGTAAAGTACTGCTCTGGTTCCGTAGAGTTGAATGTGAAATGGAGAGCAGCAGTTGGCTTGGTGTTGGCTGTGGCAGACAGGTAGAATCAGGGAAGCAGCACTTCAGTGCTGAGGTGTCTTGTGATGCTGGTGTCTGAACTTTGATGGCTTATCGCTGACCAAGAACTGAGCAGGCTGCCCATCCCACCGGGATAACGAGTTGTGCTCATTTACGTTGCTGACAGTGGTGACTGATACAAGCTTAAAACTACTTGGAAGCATTTCAGAACTGATTTTGTTAGATTTTACCGAGGGAAAAGGACCATCTCTTGAAATTACATTTCTTTGACACTGAGCTTCGGTTAGTTTGGAAATGGAAGCACCAAAATCAGCGGCATAGTTATTTAAAGTGTTATCTTGTTCCCAACTATTGAAAAGTTGCCTAATTTTTAATACTGCAATTCTAAGAAGTTCAAATTATGCTGTTGATTTCTCGTTTCTCTCACATGGTCTTTTGGAATGGCATCAATTTTACTCAATCCCAGTTACTTTTTATctcttactttttattttttcagctaGGTGTATATGAAGGGTGACTTTCCAGTGCTTCAGGGAACATTTCTAGCACTTCAGGGAACATTCCCCCTCTCTAATCAGATGATGATACTTCTTCAGATTAAAGTTTGTGTAACATTTCAGTAAAGGTTCTAAGAAACAATTTacactgacagcagctgaaggagtctGGAGGAAGGTGGGCTTGTGGTTAGATGAATATTGCTAACAGCCACGTGAGAGATAAGAATTTTCAATCTTTTGATCTTTAGTAGCTGGGCTATCACATTTAAAGGCTTTAGTTATAGTGCTGAGATTTTTAAAGGACAGGCAACAAtactttctccttttcctggtCCCTTTGACAGTACTGAATATGTTCCCAACTGTGTAGTCTTTGGGATGTTGGAGTGGATGGAGGATGTGAAATGCTGGTGGAAATTAGGACTCTTAGTTTAATTAGTATATTGCTTCACTTTTAATTTGGATATAGAGCTGCATTTGGGTGCTGTGACTTAAAACTTCACTtttcttgggtatattttgggtAGAAATAGGCAGAACAGGAAATAGCAGTGTTTGGCAAGTGGTCACATTTCAACGAAATCTGCTGAAGTGCTCAAAGAGAGCTGTACAGACTGAACTTTGGACCAGAACtagatttctttgttttgagGAACTATGCCTGTAGTATTTGGCCTATCTAAAAGCAGTTATTTGCACAGCAGAAGTCACTGAGTTGATGTGCAAGAGCACCAATATTCTGgtttctctgcatttttttcctttggctaCTTACTTGTCTTTGTTTTTATCTTACtcaaagaaatacaaaatcaaAATTATCTCTGACAGTGTTTTCCTGGATCTTGGATATGGAGACAACCTTGTATAATCCATTGTATATGCTCCTTGCTTTGTAGATGGGGACAGAATTCTAGCCCATCAAGAACTGCATGGCTTTGGCTTCTTGTGCTGGAAAAATGGCTTGCCATGAATCAGGTACAGAAACATCTTGGTGATTTCCAAATGCACCTTATAGTTCTGACTTCCAAGTGCAGAATGTCTCCCTAGCTGCTTATTTAAATGTAGGCTTCCCCAAGTTCTCAAGGTATCTGGAGACATGCACTACTTTTGTATTTAACAAATTTATCAAAAAAGAACTGTAATATTCACACTGAAgagaaaaactaattttttttaaagatatttgaAGTTAACATTTTAGCTTTTCACACTCATATAAATGAAAATCAGGAGCGTAACAACTTCTGCATTTGTGCAGCACCTCTCTTACATTAAAGATTAAATAGCTCAGGCATCAGACAATTCTTTATAAGCTTTAGATGATGACGGATGTacatacttatttttaaaagtgatttgTCCTTGGCACTATGTAGACTtgcattttttctttacattctGAGGAACTGATGGTTTTGTGATTCTTGATGAAGTCTGTTTCCAAATGTATGGATAAATAAAATCAACTGGTGTGAGGGCAGAACCTGACTGAAATATCCTTTAATTGAGGATTAGGTTACTTCAGAGAGATATTTCATCTGCCTCGAGGTGTTAATGAAATAGCTATGATTATGTTTATATGCTAATGTAAATAAAACTTTAATTGACTAGTATATTTCCTATTCTTACATGGTTTCAGAAAACTGTTCCAGTTGCTCTTCAGAGAGAAACTGAATTCTTACTGTTCTTGGAAGAACTACAGAAAGATGTCTCTGAGGAAGTCCTAAAGGTGAGCTACTTCTATGCCCTATTGCTTCTTGTTCTGCAGCATGCCCAGCTTCATCAGATCGAAGTTAATGCTTCCTGCCAGCTGCCTGAGATGTTAATGTGTTATTAATCTTCTAGGCAACTGAGAGAGAGTGTAATTCAGATTCCTTTGTGAAGTTAATCTGTGCCTGCAAGTGATTTCTCTGGCTAGAGTggaggctgcaggcaggcaaggaACAGGTTTTTCTTCGTGCCGTTTTTAACACACGTCAGTCCTGACTGCAGCTGCTTGCCACAGCCTTCAGTCCATAGACACCTGTAATAATCATAAACCTACACTGTGAGCCAAAATGGACTGTAGTCAGTaagcacattttaaaagtatgtGTATTGTCTTTTTGTTTCTTCGGAGATCTTAATTTTCATCTCCTATGcatcccttttccccctttctggAAGTTTTTTGGATACTCTACTGTTACTGCTGACATTGCTTAGGGATTGGTATGATGTGTGTTCTGAGGTCCAGGATCCATTTTCTATTATTAAATAAAAGATGCAGGCTGATTTATTTGAGAAGTAAGAGAAAATGTGCAAAGATGGATTTATATAAACAAGTATAGAGCAGAATATCAGCAAAGTTACTATCTGTAGAACTGTCCTAATTTGATGTTAGTTACAACAGATTCAGATCTGATGTGGTGTGTGAAATGTCATAAGATGTTGCTTCTAGTCCTACAGATTCTAACTCCTTAAAGATACTCTTTTTTGGTTTGTCTATATTTTAAGAGGAAAATTAAAACTTACTATATTCAGGGGCTATTTAAACTTAGGAAAAGTTTTTCAGTATGTCACTAAGGATACAGAATTAGCAATTACAGGATGAAAACAAGCAAAGTAAACTT is part of the Passer domesticus isolate bPasDom1 chromosome 6, bPasDom1.hap1, whole genome shotgun sequence genome and harbors:
- the LOC135303047 gene encoding galectin-related protein A-like gives rise to the protein MTEERCAKVEQYVGEIKGGLRPTMKLTVIGMVHSKPKSFSVTLLCDPVDANKDVGLLFTVNFSEKSITRNARIAGKWGREEKTIPYFPFTAGDTFKMELLCEHQQIRVLVDGRQLCDFTHRIQPLNLVKALRISGDIKLTKVA